Proteins from one Hydrogenophaga sp. SL48 genomic window:
- a CDS encoding SET domain-containing protein codes for MQTRRSGVHGKGVYAVVDLAEGEALIEYVGEVISWDEALRRHPHDPSDPHHTFYFHIDEGHVIDAKYGGNSSRWINHSCAPNCEAEVDEGRVFIRAKRNIADGEELFYDYGLVIDEPYTPKLKAEYPCWCGAPKCRGTLLAPKRAGRASKLG; via the coding sequence ATCCAGACGCGCCGCTCCGGCGTGCATGGCAAGGGTGTGTACGCGGTGGTGGATCTGGCCGAGGGCGAGGCACTGATTGAATATGTGGGCGAGGTCATCAGCTGGGACGAGGCGCTGCGGCGTCACCCGCACGACCCGAGCGATCCACACCACACCTTCTATTTCCACATCGACGAAGGCCATGTGATCGACGCCAAGTACGGCGGCAACTCGTCGCGCTGGATCAACCACAGCTGTGCGCCCAACTGCGAAGCCGAAGTGGACGAGGGCCGCGTGTTCATCCGCGCCAAACGCAACATCGCCGACGGCGAAGAGCTGTTCTACGACTACGGCCTGGTGATCGACGAGCCCTACACCCCCAAGCTCAAGGCCGAGTACCCCTGCTGGTGCGGCGCGCCCAAGTGCCGCGGGACCTTGCTCGCGCCGAAACGGGCAGGCCGCGCGTCGAAATTGGGATGA
- a CDS encoding alpha/beta hydrolase family protein — protein MSSSMDPVTPAAPVASERLTLQAADGYPLVAHRFRSPTPPRAHLVMAGATGVPQGFYRRFAEHAAQRGFDVLTLDYRGIGQSAPATLKGFRMDYLDWGRLDLAAGVEAMRQAGMPLYLVGHSYGGHALGLLPDPGAVDGAYTFATGAGWHGWMPPLERLRVLFMWRVLGPVWTRAAGYLPWSRLGMGEDLPLDVYRQWRRWCNYPRYFFDDPRMQAVTERFGEVRFPIVAVNALDDAWAPPASRDAFMAGYRNTAVRAVSIDPRRAGLGAIGHMGYFRPKARPLWNDALDWFEAQRLSCSA, from the coding sequence ATGTCCTCATCGATGGACCCTGTCACCCCGGCGGCACCCGTCGCCAGCGAGCGCCTGACCCTGCAGGCGGCCGATGGCTACCCGCTGGTGGCGCACCGCTTCAGGAGCCCCACGCCGCCACGCGCGCACCTGGTGATGGCCGGCGCCACCGGTGTGCCCCAGGGCTTCTACCGGCGCTTTGCCGAGCACGCGGCGCAGCGGGGCTTCGACGTGCTCACCCTGGACTACCGGGGCATCGGCCAGTCGGCCCCGGCCACGCTCAAAGGCTTTCGCATGGACTACCTCGACTGGGGCCGGCTCGATCTGGCCGCCGGCGTCGAGGCCATGCGACAGGCCGGCATGCCGCTGTACCTGGTGGGCCACTCCTACGGCGGCCACGCGCTCGGGTTGTTGCCCGACCCCGGCGCGGTGGACGGCGCCTACACGTTCGCCACCGGCGCCGGCTGGCACGGCTGGATGCCGCCGCTGGAGCGCCTGAGGGTGCTCTTCATGTGGCGCGTGCTCGGGCCGGTGTGGACCCGCGCGGCGGGCTACCTGCCCTGGAGCCGGCTGGGCATGGGCGAGGACCTGCCGCTGGACGTGTACCGCCAGTGGCGCCGGTGGTGCAACTACCCGCGCTACTTCTTCGACGACCCGCGCATGCAGGCCGTCACCGAGCGGTTCGGCGAGGTGCGTTTTCCCATCGTGGCGGTCAATGCGCTCGACGACGCCTGGGCGCCTCCGGCCTCGCGCGACGCCTTCATGGCCGGCTACCGCAACACCGCGGTGCGCGCCGTGAGCATCGACCCGCGCCGCGCCGGCCTGGGGGCCATCGGCCACATGGGTTATTTCCGTCCGAAAGCCCGGCCCTTGTGGAACGACGCCCTGGACTGGTTCGAGGCCCAGCGGCTCAGTTGCAGCGCTTGA
- a CDS encoding SPOR domain-containing protein encodes MLRVAAILLLIANLAYFAWTQGHLEALGLAPQEQREPERLQGQVQPEMLRLLNGPRAAAPADEERVALPSPDAAGAGAEVPVPPPGPVAAPTTEAPAPVTLVQAPAPVTQEPETTACWQAGGFTEAQTEALRNALVQLDLPRSWQFNEARSGGRWIVYMGRYDNQEQVERKKAELRELKVSFRELSAAGLGPGLALGTYSSEAAAEKALADVVRTGVRTARVAQERAESVSFTLRLPRITPTQRDAVAGLGALLAGKPLKRCN; translated from the coding sequence ATGCTGAGAGTGGCCGCCATCCTCCTGCTGATCGCCAACCTGGCCTATTTCGCCTGGACGCAGGGCCACCTGGAGGCGCTGGGGCTGGCGCCCCAGGAACAGCGTGAACCCGAACGCCTGCAGGGGCAGGTCCAGCCCGAGATGCTGCGCCTGCTTAACGGGCCACGTGCGGCGGCGCCGGCTGACGAGGAGCGGGTGGCGCTGCCCAGTCCGGACGCCGCAGGCGCCGGTGCCGAGGTGCCCGTTCCACCGCCCGGACCCGTTGCGGCGCCCACCACCGAAGCACCGGCACCGGTCACCCTGGTCCAGGCCCCGGCCCCCGTGACCCAGGAGCCCGAGACCACGGCCTGCTGGCAGGCCGGTGGCTTCACCGAGGCCCAGACCGAGGCGCTGCGCAACGCCCTGGTCCAGCTTGACCTGCCACGCAGCTGGCAGTTCAACGAAGCCCGCAGCGGCGGGCGCTGGATCGTCTACATGGGCCGCTACGACAACCAGGAGCAGGTGGAACGCAAGAAGGCCGAGCTGCGTGAGCTGAAGGTCTCCTTCCGCGAGCTGTCCGCGGCCGGCCTGGGTCCTGGCCTGGCGCTGGGCACCTACTCCAGCGAAGCGGCGGCCGAAAAAGCCCTGGCCGACGTGGTCCGGACCGGGGTGCGCACGGCCCGGGTCGCGCAGGAGCGCGCCGAGTCGGTCAGTTTCACGCTGCGCCTGCCCCGCATCACCCCCACGCAGCGCGACGCCGTGGCCGGGCTGGGCGCCCTGCTGGCGGGCAAGCCGCTCAAGCGCTGCAACTGA
- a CDS encoding biotin--[acetyl-CoA-carboxylase] ligase: MSELLAHVEAVWQSVVPDLPGFTVEVLPSIDSTSSELMRRARAGLMEPVLLAADEQTAGRGRLGKGWHSKAGQSLTFSLALPLAPADWSGLSLAVGVSLAESLHPDVRLKWPNDLWLQERKLGGILVETAGIGDNSTPQRTVVVGVGINIARPETAVVNTLTGAQPAMPPVAPAGLAEVLVGITAGEVLARVAPALVRDVQRFEREGFAPFAARFAARDALSGRAVRLSDGVEGTAGGVSHQGALRVLTPQGLREVTSAEVSVRPC, translated from the coding sequence ATGTCTGAACTTCTCGCCCACGTCGAAGCCGTCTGGCAATCGGTGGTGCCCGATCTGCCGGGCTTCACCGTCGAAGTGCTGCCGAGCATCGACTCCACGAGCAGCGAGCTCATGCGCCGCGCGCGCGCCGGTCTCATGGAGCCGGTGCTGCTGGCGGCCGACGAGCAGACGGCCGGGCGCGGGCGCCTGGGCAAGGGCTGGCACAGCAAGGCCGGTCAGTCGCTGACGTTTTCGCTGGCGCTGCCGCTGGCCCCGGCCGACTGGTCGGGACTCTCATTGGCTGTGGGGGTGAGTCTGGCCGAGAGCCTGCACCCCGACGTGCGCCTGAAGTGGCCCAACGACCTCTGGCTGCAGGAGCGCAAGCTCGGCGGCATCCTCGTGGAAACCGCCGGCATCGGCGACAACTCGACCCCTCAGCGCACGGTGGTCGTGGGTGTCGGGATCAACATCGCGCGTCCCGAGACGGCGGTGGTGAACACGCTGACCGGCGCCCAGCCAGCGATGCCGCCCGTGGCGCCGGCGGGTCTGGCCGAGGTGCTGGTGGGCATCACGGCGGGCGAGGTGCTGGCGCGGGTTGCGCCTGCCCTGGTGCGCGACGTGCAACGTTTCGAGCGCGAGGGGTTCGCGCCGTTTGCGGCCCGCTTCGCGGCCCGCGATGCCCTCAGCGGTCGTGCCGTGCGCTTGTCCGACGGCGTCGAAGGCACCGCCGGGGGTGTCAGCCACCAGGGTGCCCTGAGGGTGCTGACGCCGCAGGGCCTGCGCGAAGTCACCAGCGCCGAAGTGAGCGTGCGGCCATGCTGA